The following are encoded together in the Macrobrachium nipponense isolate FS-2020 chromosome 14, ASM1510439v2, whole genome shotgun sequence genome:
- the LOC135226532 gene encoding ribosomal RNA processing protein 36 homolog isoform X1 encodes MGWGHVVDAHFEVKDILHMCILQLLDEMWEKTSARIKKSRGVYSSPKNAVKNKHIIFDNYDNDSDELAPGKGHFGNDSDELASGTGHFGNGKFKHEKISRIKAFDTESDSGEELYNSKFLKQDFKGRGGSKLSSSASSLKRKHTRLDDFSSDEYEEGSSESESEFEQSDEESAENNFEEDKDYSGMTMEELLKLQEEMGMKAFREKVLKVSKSEKTSSDQAKSFKRLNKNRPSEMPLMRKRAPLMNSMQPGKKLRKIISRDPRFDDLSGDLKLDLWHERYQFLKDARMKELEILKNELQEETNPGKKEKLKRTIQRMENQQREGVRKEQETVVSRLEKKHQREALKQGKKPKYMKKKDKKLLLKTMHFDELRKGNRVNKYLKRKEEKLAKKERRQDSTRKF; translated from the exons ATGGGCTGGGGTCACGTTGTGGATGCCCACTTTGAAGTAAAAGACATCCTTCACATGTGCAT ATTACAACTTCTAGATGAAATGTGGGAAAAGACCTCAGCTAGAATCAAGAAATCTCGAGGAGTTTACTCTTCACCTAAGAACGCAGTTAAGAATAAACACATAATTTTTGACAATTATGACAATGACAGTGATGAACTAGCACCAGGGAAAGGGCACTTTGGAAATGACAGTGATGAATTAGCATCAGGGACTGGGCACTTTGGAAATGGCAAGTTTAAGCATGAAAAAATTAGTAGAATTAAAGCATTTGATACCGAGAGTGATAGTGGTGAAGAATTGTACAATTCTAAATTTCTAAAGCAGGATTTTAAGGGAAGAGGTGGCTCCAAGTTATCATCAAGCGCTAGCTCTTTAAAAAGAAAGCATACTAGATTAGATGATTTCAGTAGTGATGAATATGAAGAAGGAAGCTCTGAAAGTGAAAGTGAGTTTGAACAGAGTGATGAGGAAAGTGCGGAAAATAATTTCGAAGAGGATAAAGATTACAGTGGTATGACTATGGAAGAGCTTTTGAAACTTCAAGAAGAAATGGGCATGAAAGCATTTAGAGAAAAAGTGTTGAAGGTCTCAAAGTCTGAGAAAACAAGTTCAGATCAGGCCAAGTCATTTAAGCGTCTCAATAAGAATCGTCCAAGTGAAATGCCACTGATGAGGAAAAGGGCTCCACTCATGAACTCCATGCAACCAGGCAAAAAACTCAGGAAGATTATCAGTAGAGATCCAAGATTTGATGATTTATCAGGTGACTTGAAGTTGGATTTGTGGCATGAGCGTTACCAATTTTTGAAAGACGCTAGGATGAAAGAATTAGAAATCTTGAAGAATGAATTGCAGGAAGAGACCAATCCAGGTAAAAAGGAGAAACTTAAAAGAACAATACAGCGAATGGAGAACCAACAGCGGGAAGGTGTCAGAAAAGAACAAGAAACTGTGGTTTCCAGGCTTGAAAAGAAACACCAAAGAGAAGCACTGAAGCAAGGTAAAAAACCTAAATACatgaagaaaaaagataaaaagttattgttgAAGACTATGCACTTTGACGAGTTGAGAAAGGGAAACAGAGTAAACAAGTACTTAAAGCGTAAAGAAGAAAAGTTagcaaagaaagagaggaggCAGGATTCCACACGAAAGTTTTGA
- the LOC135226532 gene encoding ribosomal RNA processing protein 36 homolog isoform X2: MWEKTSARIKKSRGVYSSPKNAVKNKHIIFDNYDNDSDELAPGKGHFGNDSDELASGTGHFGNGKFKHEKISRIKAFDTESDSGEELYNSKFLKQDFKGRGGSKLSSSASSLKRKHTRLDDFSSDEYEEGSSESESEFEQSDEESAENNFEEDKDYSGMTMEELLKLQEEMGMKAFREKVLKVSKSEKTSSDQAKSFKRLNKNRPSEMPLMRKRAPLMNSMQPGKKLRKIISRDPRFDDLSGDLKLDLWHERYQFLKDARMKELEILKNELQEETNPGKKEKLKRTIQRMENQQREGVRKEQETVVSRLEKKHQREALKQGKKPKYMKKKDKKLLLKTMHFDELRKGNRVNKYLKRKEEKLAKKERRQDSTRKF; the protein is encoded by the coding sequence ATGTGGGAAAAGACCTCAGCTAGAATCAAGAAATCTCGAGGAGTTTACTCTTCACCTAAGAACGCAGTTAAGAATAAACACATAATTTTTGACAATTATGACAATGACAGTGATGAACTAGCACCAGGGAAAGGGCACTTTGGAAATGACAGTGATGAATTAGCATCAGGGACTGGGCACTTTGGAAATGGCAAGTTTAAGCATGAAAAAATTAGTAGAATTAAAGCATTTGATACCGAGAGTGATAGTGGTGAAGAATTGTACAATTCTAAATTTCTAAAGCAGGATTTTAAGGGAAGAGGTGGCTCCAAGTTATCATCAAGCGCTAGCTCTTTAAAAAGAAAGCATACTAGATTAGATGATTTCAGTAGTGATGAATATGAAGAAGGAAGCTCTGAAAGTGAAAGTGAGTTTGAACAGAGTGATGAGGAAAGTGCGGAAAATAATTTCGAAGAGGATAAAGATTACAGTGGTATGACTATGGAAGAGCTTTTGAAACTTCAAGAAGAAATGGGCATGAAAGCATTTAGAGAAAAAGTGTTGAAGGTCTCAAAGTCTGAGAAAACAAGTTCAGATCAGGCCAAGTCATTTAAGCGTCTCAATAAGAATCGTCCAAGTGAAATGCCACTGATGAGGAAAAGGGCTCCACTCATGAACTCCATGCAACCAGGCAAAAAACTCAGGAAGATTATCAGTAGAGATCCAAGATTTGATGATTTATCAGGTGACTTGAAGTTGGATTTGTGGCATGAGCGTTACCAATTTTTGAAAGACGCTAGGATGAAAGAATTAGAAATCTTGAAGAATGAATTGCAGGAAGAGACCAATCCAGGTAAAAAGGAGAAACTTAAAAGAACAATACAGCGAATGGAGAACCAACAGCGGGAAGGTGTCAGAAAAGAACAAGAAACTGTGGTTTCCAGGCTTGAAAAGAAACACCAAAGAGAAGCACTGAAGCAAGGTAAAAAACCTAAATACatgaagaaaaaagataaaaagttattgttgAAGACTATGCACTTTGACGAGTTGAGAAAGGGAAACAGAGTAAACAAGTACTTAAAGCGTAAAGAAGAAAAGTTagcaaagaaagagaggaggCAGGATTCCACACGAAAGTTTTGA